DNA from Deltaproteobacteria bacterium:
CCGAGCGCGGCCCACACGTTGTTGAAGTTCACGCCCGCCGCCATCGTGTACACGAGCGCTTCGTCGGGCTTGAGATCGGGCACGGCGACCTTCTCCACCTGGAACGCTTTGGTCGGTTCGCCAAAACGATCGGCCCGGATGAGCTGGCCGTACATGTACTTGGGAACCTGACCTAGCGGTGGGACTTCGCCGATCTCGTAGAGGTCCTTCGCGCTCATGTTGAGAGTCCTTTCATCTTTGCGGGCCCGACCGCGCACGATCTACCGTGGCGCGTAGGTGAAGGCAACCGACCAGAAGTGAAGCGCGTTTGGTTGACTCGTGCAAGGTGCTTTGGTTGTGTCGGAGCATGCCGATCGCCGAGTGCGTGCGCAGCGGAGCGCGGGTGCATTGTCGTTGCGCGACTCGGACGGCGGCATCATGAGAGCGGCGTTCTGTGTTGCCCCGGGGCAGTTCGAGCTGCGTGACGTTCCCGAACCGGCGCCCGCTCCGGGCGAGGTCTTGATCAAGATCCACAACTGCGGCATCTGCGGCAGCGATCTACACTGGTATCACGGCGGCGGCATTCCGATTCCGTCGGTATGCCCCGGCCACGAAATCAGCGGCGAGGTGGCGGCGCTGGGTAACGGGGTGCGGGGCGTGCGCGCTGGCGACCGCGTCGCGATTGAACCGCTGCTGGTGTGTCACGAGTGTCGCTACTGTCGCAGCGGCGAGTACCAACTCTGCCGTCGGATGCGCATTCGCGGCATTAGTGCGGACGGCGGCTTTGCCGACTACGTGAGCATGCCGGAGTCCGCCGTCTTTCCGCTGCCGCAGTCGGTGGACTGGGAACTGGGTGCGATGGCTGAGCCGATGGCCGTGTGCGTGCATGCGCTGCGGCTCGCAGCGTTGCCGGTGGGCGCGCGGGTGTTGGTGCTGGGTGCGGGCACCATTGGTTTGCTGGCGATCGTGGCTGCACGCGCGGCCGGTGCGGCCGAGGTGTTGATCAGTGCGCGCTATCCGCACCAACACGCGGCGGCCGAACGGCTCGGGGCGCGAGTGTTTGACGCGAGCAGTGAGGGCGCGGCGCGATTGATCGACTACGGCTATCACAATCCCGTCGATGCCGTGATTGAAACCGTCGGCGGTGTAGCGGACACGCTCAACGATGCCGTGCAACTCGTTCGGGCGGGCGGCGTCGTGGTCGTGCTCGGCGTGTTTACCGGTCCGGTGACGTGCAACGGTTTGTTGCTGGTGTCGAAGGAGGTTCGCATCGTCGGTTCGCTGACCTATAGCCGCGCCGGCGTGCGCGCCGAATTCGAGATCGCGTTGCAGCTCCTCGCCGAGCAGCGCACGAGCTTGCGACCGCTGGTTACGCACACCTTCTCGCTCGATCGCGTCGGCGAGGGCTTTGCCGCGGCGAGCGACAAAACGTCTGGCGCGATCAAGGTGACGGTCACATCCTGATTGAGAGGGCGAAGCTTCGCTGATTCGCGTGGCTCGCCAGAAGGCTCGCCCTCCCTCGGATCGTGGGCAGTGCGGAGAGTGATGGGTTGCGGGAGGGCGAAGCTTCCGCTGAGCCGCAGGGCACGGGATGCGCGGCTCGCCGGAAGGCTCGCCCTCCCGGCCGTCTTGTGCGAAGGGGGATTCCGATGGCGTTGCCAGAACGCAAACGCCCGACGACCGGGGTTGTCGTTTCGTCGGACGGACCGACGATCGTCTTCGTCACTGTTTGCACCAAGGATCGTCGTCGTTGGCTTGCCACGCCGCAGGTCCACGCCCTGTTGCGAACGCTATGGGCGGACTCGCGCGCTTGGCGTGTTGGTCGGTACGTTCTCATGCCCGATCACCTTCATCTCTTCTGCGCCCCCGGGGTTTCCGACATCTCGCTGGCGCGTTGGGTGAAATACTGGAAGGCGCAAGTGACTCACCACCATCGTGTCGCGGACCATCAGTGGCAAGCCGGCTGCTGGGACACGCGCTTGCGAACCGGCGAGAGCTACGAGCGCAAGTGGGACTACGTGCGCAACAACCCGGTGCGACAACAGTTGGTCGGAGGCGCGAAGGATTGGCCGTATCAAGGCGAGTTGGCTGTTCTCCCCTGGTATTAGACTCGGATGAGGTCTTGGGAGGGCGAAGCTCCCCTGAGCCGCAGGGCGGGGGATGCACGGCTCGCCGGAAGGCTCGCCCTCCCGTCGGACTGGTTGAACGTACCGAGCGTGATGATTCCGGGAGGGCGAAGCTTCCGCTGAGCCGCGGCAGTGCGCGGTTCGCCGGAAGGCTCGCCCTCCCTTTTCTTTGCGCGCGTACCTGAGTAAGACAGCCACATCATGCCGGACATGGATTGGGGCAAGTCGCTGTACGGAGAGTCGTCCGCACAAAAGAAGGAGCGAACAATGGCCGTTGTCGATGGAGGCACTCTGGTCGGTCGAGTCCTGCGCGAACAGAATGTGAAGCATTTGTTCGCGATCAATGGCGGACACACGTTCCCGATTCTTGCGAATCTGCGCAACAACGACATCAAGCTGATTCACATGCGGCACGAACAAGCGTGCGCGTACGCCGCCGATGCCTATGCGCGCACGACGGCGGGCGTCGGCGTGTGCAGCGTGACGGCGGGCTGCGGCCTGACCAACGCGGTGACTGGCTTGTGCGTGGCGGGACTGACGAACAGCGCCGTGGTGTGCATCGCCGGCCAGCATCCGACGACGGAGGACTACCTCGGTTCGTTCCAAGAGGCGTACGGCTCGGACGTCTGCCGCAGCTTTTCGAAGTACGTGAAGCGGGTGCTCGACTGGAGCACGATCGAATTCGATTTGCGGCTGGCTTTCCGCGAAGCCCTCAGTCCGCCGCAAGGGGTGGGTTTGATCGAGATTCCCACCAACATTCTCTATCACGGCGACGATGAGTCGAAGCAGCGCAAAGGCGCCAAGGTCTACGAGCCGGATGCCGTGCGCTCGCAAGGCGACCCGGCGCAAATCGAACGCGCGCTCGAACTGCTGGTGCGCGCGGAACGGCCGTTGATCGCGTGCGGCGATGGGATCTTCTGGTCACAGGCCGGCGCCGAGTTGCGCGAACTCGTCGACCTGACGCACATCCCAGCCTATGCGCGGCGAGCCGGGCAGGGTGCGATTGCCGAGGATCATCCGCTGGCGATCCGCGGCTCGTGGAAGAAGCCGTTCACCGGTCGCGCGGATGTGGTGTTGGCGATCGGCTTCCGCTTCTGGAGCGGCGAGCATTTCGGCGAGCCTCCGACATGGAACGACAAGGCGACCTATATCCAGGCCGATCCGGTGCCGAGCCGCATCGGGTGGCAGGTGCCGGCGGAAGTTGCGATCGTCGGCGATCCGAAGTTGGTGCTGCGCCAATTGATCGATACGGCCAAGCGCCTGAAGTTGGACTTCTCGCGTCAGCGCCAGTCGGCGTGGGTGAAGGAAGTCGCCGAGGTGCGTGCAAACTACGAGAACCTGATCGACGAGAGCGAACAGAAAGTGCGCGACCGCACCCCTATTCATCCCGATCGACTGGCGCGCGATCTGTGCGCGGTGATGGACAAGGACGCCACGGTCGTCATCGACTCGTTCACGCTCAGCGGTTGGATGACGCAGTGGTTCCGCGCTCGCTTTCCCGGACAAGTTGTCGATGCCGGTCCGCTGGCTCCGGTCGGTCATGGCGTCGGTATGGCGATCGGTGTGCAACTCGCGCGACCAGGTAAGCAAGTCGTGCTCGTCACCGGCGACGGCGGCCTCGGCATCGGCGGCTGGGACATCGAAACCGCGCTGCGCTACGATCTGCCAGTCCAAACCGTGCTGTGGAACAACAGCTCATGGGGCCCGAGCTTTGAGCAGATGCCGTTGCTCAAAGGCCGCACCGATCCGTTCAACATGATCGAGAACATCCGGTACGATCAGATGTTCAAGATCATGGGTTGTCACGGCGAGCACGCCGAGAAACCCGACGAGATCGTCCCGGCGCTCGAACGCGCGTTCAAGTCCGGCAAAGCGTCGCTGATCAACGTGGTTGGCGACAAACGCGTGGGGCATCCGCGCTTAGGCGGTAATCTGCTCGGATCGACGCAGGTCTGAGCGCTCAGATCGCGCCGCCGTCGCGCAGAGCGGCGATCTCCCGCGCTGACAAACCGAGCAACTCAGACAACACCTCGTCGGTATGTTGTCCGATCGTTGGCGGTGGCGTCACTGAGGGCTCCGGATCGTCCGAGAGTTTGATCGGCGTGCCGATCACCTTCACGCTGCCGCGTCCGGGATACTCGACCTCGCGCACGATGGCGCGTTCGACGAGGTGCGGATCGCGGCCGACTTCGGGGAGCGTCCGCACCGGTGCGCTGGGGATGCCGGCGGCGGCGACGGCGTGCGCCACGTCATCGCGGTTGCGAGTGATCGTCCATTTTTCAACTTCGGCTTCGATCGTCTGCCAATCGGCGGCGCGCTCGGGCACGCCGTGCCAGCGCGCGTTGGCGAGCATGTCGGGACGGTCCATCAAGCGGCAGAGATCGAGCCAGTGTTGGTTCGACACGCACATGATGGCGACGTAGCCGCCATCGGCGCAGGGGAAGTTGTTGTACGGCGTGGCACCACCAACGACATGCCGATTGCCGCTGCGAGTGATTTCCTGGTTCAGTTCGTAGAACGGCGCGAGATAGCTGAGCAGGGCGGGGACGGCGGCGTCGAACATCGCGACTTCGACACGTTGCCCGCGTCCGGTTCGTTCGCGCTCCCGCAACGCAAGCAGGATTCCGGCGAGCAGATGCGTGGCGCCGAGCATATCGATGAACGTCGGTCCACACTTCACCGGCGGTAAGTCGGGGTAGCCGGTGATGGCCATCGCGCCGACGAGGGCCTGAATGGTGAAGTCCATCGCGGGGTAGCCGACATATGGACCGGTGGTGCCGAAGCCGCTGCCAGAGGCGAAGACGAGGCGCGGATTGCGCACGCTGACCACGTCGTAGCCGATGCCGAGTCGTTCCATCACGCCGGCGGCGAAGTTTTCGACGATCACGTCTGCATGTTCGGTGAGCTGCAGAAACAGCTCGCGTCCGCGCTCGTGCTTGAGGTTGATGGTGACGCCGCGCTTGTTGGCGTTGAGCATGAGGAACGGATAGCTGGCGCCGCCGGGCGAGCGGTCCATGCGCCGCAAGACGTCGCCCTGCGGCGACTCGATCTTGATGACGTCGGCGCCGTGATGCGCGAGCAGGAGTGAGCAGTACGGGCCGTTGTAGATCTGCCCCAGTTCGAGCACGGTGAGGCCGGCGAGCGGTCGCGTCGACGCGGTCATGATTGGGGGGGTGTAGCAGGTGTCGCCGGGCAGGGGCCAGCGGCGACGCAATTCAATACCCGGCTTGCGCTACCGCTGGCAGACGCTGATACTCGCGGCAAATCTCATCCGGAGGTGCTGTGATGAAGCTCTACAACATGAACCTGAGCAACTTCGCTTCGAAGTGCCGGCTGGCGATCTACGAGAAGAACGCGCCGGTCGACATCGTCGCGATTCCCGGCGGCGAGTTGAAGTCACCCGAGTATTTGAAAGTCTACCCACTCGGGAAGACGCCGGCGCTGGAAGTGAACGGGCAGATCATCGGCGAATCGGAAGTCATCGTCGAATACTTCGAAGAGAAGTTTCCCGACAAGCCGTTGCTGCCGAAGGACCCCGAGAGCCGGGCGCGGTCGCGTGGCTTCGGCCGTTTCCACGATCTGTATCTCGAACCACCGATCCGGGCGCTGTTCCCGCAAGTGGCGGCGAAGGAGAAGGATCAGAAGTTGATCGCCGACAAGCTGGCGGAAATCAAAACCCGCTTCGATCAACTCGAAGGCATGTTGTCGTCGGGGCCGTACGCGTTGGGGAGCGCGTTCACGCTGGCCGACTGCGCGGTGATCCCGACGATGTTCTTCGCTAACTTGCTGTTGCCGATGCTCGGTGGCGCGGCGCCGACCGAGGGGCGTCCGAAGCTCGCCGCATGGTGGGCCAAGGTGCAAGAGCGCCCCGCCGTGCAGAAGGTGCTCGGCGAGCAGCAGCAGGCTCTGATGGAGATGCAGCAGCGGCGGTAGGGGTCAGGGGCTAGGGGTTAGGGGTTAGGGTCTGGGAAACGGCCGGCGCCCTACGCGGGCGATGGTGTTGAGTGCCGCGTCGTCGATTGATGTGGCGATAGCTCGCGCCGCCTGAACGTAGGCATCTCGACTCATCGCACTGGAGGATCACTCATGGGCTACGAATTCATCAAATACGAGAAGGACGGGCGCATCGCCCGCATCATGATCAATCGGCCGGAGGTGATGAATTCCCTGCACCCGATGGCGAATCAGGAACTGTCGGCGATCTTCGACGATTTCGCGGGCGATCCCGAGTGTTGGGTGGCGATCGTCACCGGCGCGGGTGAGAAGGCGTTCTCGGCGGGCAACGACCTGAAGTACTCGGCGCAGCACGGCATGGGTGCGGTATCGATGGGCAAGGGCGGTTTTGGCGGCCTCACCGCGCGCTTCGATTTGTTCAAGCCGGTGATCGCGGCGGTCAACGGCTTCGCGCTCGGTGGCGGGTTCGAGATCGCGCTCGCGTGCGACATCATCGTCGCCGCCGATCACGCCCGCTTCGGCTTGCCGGAGCCCAAGGTCGGCTTGGCGGCGCTGGCCGGCGGCATGCAGCGATTGCCGCGCCACATTCCGCCGAAAATCGCGATGGGTCTGATGCTCACCGGCCGTCATCTGATGGCGGCGGATGCGCTCAAACTCGGCATCGTCAACGAGGTCGTGCCGTTTAAGGACTTGGCGGCCACGGCGGATCGCTGGGCGAATGAGATTCTCGAATGCTCGCCAACCTCGGTGCGCGCCACTAAGCAGGTCGCACTCCTCAGCGAGGGGATGCCGCTCGAAGATTCGCTCAAGAAATCCTATCCGTTGGTCGGTGCCCTGTTCGGGTCGGAAGACATGATGGAGGGCGTTACAGCGTTTGCGCAGAAGCGCAAGCCGCAGTGGAAGGGGAAGTAACCCTCGCCCCGTCAGGGGTGCCTAAGATGACAGAAGCCCGAGGGAGATACTCTCCCTCGGGCTTCTGTGCTTGTCAGAGCGGGCGACCGGGTTCGAACCGGCGACTTCAACCTTGGCAAGGTTGCGCTCTAGCCAGCTGAGCTACGCCCGCACGCATCGGAATCTAGCGAAGGATTGCCGCGGAGTCAAAACAGACTGAACGAACAGGCGGAAACGAATACCAGGACGGCACTGCGCGTCTAATCGGCCATGAATCGTATTGCGAAACACGAACTCCCCAAGCAGCGGGTCGCCGCGCGCATGCGCCGTTTGGGGCTTGCCGTCCGTTCCGTGCACTCCAACCTGGGACACGATCTGTTGGTCGACGATCATCTGCTGGTCAGTTTGCGCGTCGCCTTTCCCAGCGTTCGCCATCACCGCGTGCGTGTGGGTGGGCGCGAGTACCGTTATCGGTACCCCAGTTGGCACTTCAACTTTCACCACCACGGCGAGATGAAGGATCGCTATACCGACTTTTTCGTCTGCGTCGCGGTGCCGCCGGCGAACGCAGCACGCGCCACGGAGATCTTTGTGATTCCCTGGGAGGGCCTGCGTGGTAAGACGTTCTCGTTGCACGCCGGCCGCCACCGCTACGCGGGGCAATACGCCTGCTATCGCGACGGTTGGGCGCAACTTGTTGAGGCGGTTCGGCGCGAAGCAACCCACCTCCGCGCGGTTGCCTAACCTCAGTCCGATAAAGGAGAGGAAACCGCCGATGTACGCCGATGAACGCAGATGCGGAATTCGGCGCGACTGGCGACTCATCGCGTGATCACCACATGCGCTCCGATCAGATTTAGCGATCTCTCCTGTCTTGGCGGAACGCTCTGATCGGCGGACATCGCGGAGATGGCTACGGAGTGACGGTGATGGTCACCGAGTCGCTGTCGGTCCGCCCGTCGGGGTCGCGAATGGTAACGGTCGTGTTGTACTCGCCCGGCTTTTCGTAAACGTGGTTTGGGCTCTGCTCCTTGACGTGCGGCGTCCCATCGCCGAAGTCCCATTCGAAGAGGGAGGGTCCGTCGGTGCAGCCGCCTTCGGCCTGCATCGAAGCGTTGAACGGCGCCTTGCCTTCGATGTTGGGAGGTACGGCGACGACCGCGCAGTGCGGCGGCTCGGGCGTGGTCGGCACTTCCGGTGCGGCGACCCGGGGCGGCGGTGGCGGCGGCAGCTTGCCCTCGATTCGTCGTGGTTGCGGTGGCGGCGGGGCTTCGGTGCACGACCGGCACGACGAAAGCAGGACGGCCGTGGAAAGCAACAGACTGAGGAGCAACAAGCGGCGTACGGACGACATAGCGGCACTTTGTAGCGGGGCGGAGGCGGGGGCGTCAAGCCATCGTGGTCACCCTGTCGATGGTCAGTCCGTCGGCTCCTCTCCGTTGGGTTCGGTCTGCTCGGGTTCATCCACTTGGATTTCGATCTCCTTGCTGCCCTGCTGCCCGTTGGTGTGGGTGACCGTGAGCTTCAGCGTGTAGGTCCCCGCCGCGATGTAGACGTGTTCCGCGTTCTTGCCGCGCGTCGAGCCGCCGTCACCGAACGACCACTCGTACGCGGCCACATCGTTCTCCATATCGTCCGGGACCACAGCGGACAGTTTCGTTTTCAGCGGCGCCGGGCCGATGTCGGGATCGGCTTCGATGTCGACGTCGAAGCCTTCCTCGGTGACGTCGATGCTGAACTCGCGCGTCTCGTCGATCTCCGGTCCGGCGAGCGTCAACACCGCCGTGTATTCGCCTGCGTTGCGATAGCGGTGGATGGGGCTCTTGACGGTCACCGGCGGGCTGGCGTCGCCGAAGTCCCAGCGGAAGGTGAGACCCGCAGGCGGATCCTCGATGGTGAGCGTGAACTCGACATCGAGAGGCGCGCCGCCGGAGGTTGGTTCGGCGTCGGCGTCGAAAGTGAAACCGCTCCCCGGCTCGTCGGCGCTGTCGTCGGACTCCTCGGCGGGCGGCGCGGTTGGGGCGATGATGAGTCCGGCTCCCATCGACGGGGCGACGATGCGTCCGGCCGCGGGTACCGCAGCGGAATCACTCACGTCAGCGTCGCCTGCCCCGCCGCAACCGATGAAGCGGCAGCCCATCAGTGCGAGGCACAAGAGCAATGGCGCTTGCGTGATCCAGTGGCGCGCGCGCGCGTTCCGATTCATCGCGAGTCATTTACTGGGGCCGCAGCGGGTGTGTCAATTCGCCGAGCGCTCGCTCGTCCTCACGGAGAGCCAGATTCGGAGGAAGAGAACTCAACGCAAAGTCGCCACGGCGCAAAGGCGCAAGGCGAGTATTCTTTGAAGGAGGGCTCATCCCTCTGAGCTACTACTCCCGAAAGTCGTTGTGCATCGCGAAGCGTTTTGCCAGCCACCTTCGACTTTGGACTTTGAACCTTGAACTTCGGATTGAGGCTCGGTTGCGTGGGTACAGGGCGTATGTTAGCTGACCGCACGCGCGGCGGCGTACCCAAGTGGTTAAGGGAGGGGTCTGCAAAACCCCGATGCAGCGGTTCGAATCCGCTCGCCGCCTTTCTCGCCTGTATGCCCGGACCGGCCGGCCGGGGTGGTGGAACTGGCAGACACACAGGACTTAAAATCCTGTGGGGGTTTCCCCCGTGCGGGTTCGAGCCCCGCCCCCGGCACTTGCACTAACAGCCGCCCGGCGCGACGTTGCAGATAGTAGAGGACGTGCGCTATAGCCCCGTCTTCAGCGCAGGGGCGATAGCCAATGCCATTTTTCCTTCGCAAGGCGATGACGTTCGGTCCGCTTCGACTGAACGTATCCAAGTCGGGTCTCGGGGTGTCAGTCGGCGTCAAGGGCGCGAGGATAGGGATTCGCGGTTCAGACGGCCAGCCGTACGTGCACGGCGGGCGGTACGGGTTGTACTACAGGCAGAATCTGGGGTCGGTGAAGCCGGGCGGTGGTGGCACCAGCCAAGGGACGCGTCCCGTGAAGCGTGATGCTGAAGCTCAGATCGAGCGCGCTACTGCAATTGTTGTTGAAGTGCTTGAGGAAACACGTGACGACTGGCTCCCTACCTTCCGGTACGAACTCGATATCACGTTGCACCCGAGTGGAAAATTTGAGGATGAGGACTCCGCGACGACGAAAGAGAAGAGACGACTTGCCGACGAATTGGTGGAAGAGGCTCAAGGGCGGCTCACGCGTGAGGGCTTCCCGGTCGGCGACGAAAAGTTCGATCGAGTGACTGGCGCTACCCTAAGCGAATTGATGCTACAAATGGCCTTTCCCGTGGAGTCGCGTCAGCCGTGGGGCGTGGAGCTCGACGACATGCTCGGCAGAGTCGCGGACGTGGCCACGCAAATTGTGCATCTACGCAGGTTCGATACATGGGCAAGAGTGGCTCCAGGCGGCCAACTACCCACCGACCAACGGGTATGGAGTCAGCGGGTAGGGGATGTAGCGATGGAATTGAATAATATCATCATGCTTGAGTTGAAACGCCAAGGGCTGGTGCTGGAGAGCAATCCGATCTACCTGGCGCGTCTCAACGACGTAGCCGCCGACGTGGTGGGAGCGAGCATCTTGCACCCCACACCCGATGTGATCTCGTGGCACCACCAGGGTTGCCCACCCAGAGGAGCCGCCCCCTCGGTCGACCCAGAGCAACAAATGAAGGCGGACCCTGAGTTGGCGCAGCCCGCGCCACAGCTTCACGGCGGGGTCATGGCCGTATGGCTTTTCTAGCCCTTTTGTTTTCCTATCTTGTGGTTGTTTTGGCCAAATAGGTGGCGATCCGGTTGCATCGAGACGCTTGCGGACAAGTCAACAATACAGTTGAGCTAGACGGGAAGGACGTGGCGCTGCGAACCAGCCCAGCCAGCGCCGGTAACCCGCCAGAGGACACCAGCACCAAACGCTCAGGCCGCCGTGATCGCGGTCGGTCCGGGCCGCTAGTGCAACGCTCAGTCTTTCATCTGCCGATGTTCGAGCGAGGGTCGGTGATGGCAACGGCATTGGAGAAGTGCCGAGTGGCGCGTAGCGAGTCACCTGGTTTGCCCGTGCGTGATAGCTGCGCGATGTCGAGGAAAGAGGAGGCGCTCTTGGCCGCGGACGATCTACCTAGTACAAATGCTAGAGGTACATGGACACTACAGAAACCGCGAGGCTCCGGAGATTCGCGCTGACGGCGGCCCTCCTCCTCATTACCTACGTAGAGGCGGGAATCGTTGTCGAACCCGATGCACGGATCTCGGTGTTCGGTGTTCCGGTTCATGTCGGGCGCCCTGATCTGCTTCCTGCCGGGCTCGCGCTCGCGGCGCTCTGCGGCGGCCTCCGCTTTTACTACTACGGTCTCATGCTTGCGACGAGCCCGCATCGAAAGCGCAGAGAACTCCTCAACGGTCTCACGGCCCATTTCGACGAATACATCCGGCCAGGAAAACCCATCAAGCCCGGCGCGGTCGTCTCCGGCACCAAGATTCCAATGTACTGGGGGCCGCAGAAGTTCGAGACAGCATCGCACTATGACGAAGAGCTTGTGCGGAAGCGCGCCATGGCCTTCGACAATGTATTTCCAAAATTCGCTTGCAAGCGCGCATCCGCGCGAGTCGTGGGTGAAACGTTTCTTGATGATGAGGGCGAAACACATCAAAACTACTGCGTTGAAGTCATCGTGCCTCTACGTTGTCGTGCCGCAGCGATCTTCGAGGATCTCGACTACACGGCTCCAGCGTGGGTGAGTGCTTGCGCCTTCCTGCTCTTTCTCCGGACGCTTGCTTGACCGAGCCCATGCTCTCCCAATCCCTTTGCAACCGCTCCCCCCACGGAGCGGCGACCGGGGAAGGCGAGGGTCAACACTCGCATGGCGGCCTTTGTTTCCTTGCAGTTGACACATGCGGGCAGTTTCACCCCGAAGGTGAGCGATGACCCAGACCTCCGATCCCGCTCAGTTCTTTGCGGATAGAAGCCGAAGCTACGTTCGTTTCGTCCGCTCCGTGCGCTATCCGCAAGGGCTTCGCGGCTTCTTCCTGAGTTCGCCGTTGCTCCGTTCCGATCTCCGGGTACTTGACGCGGGCTGTGGGACCGGCATCGTCACGCTCGCGTTGCGCGAGGCTCTCCTGCGTCGCGGCCTTCGTCCTGGAATCACACACGGCTTCGATCTCACTCCGGCGATGATCGAGCGCTTCCGCCAGTCGCTGCGAACGCGGGCGATCGAAAACGTGGACCTCGTGCAGGCCGATGTCCTTCGACTGGATACGCTTCCGACTTCCTGGAACAACTACGACCTCATCGTTTCAGCCTCGATGTTGGAATACGTTCCGCCGAATCGATTGGTCGACGCGCTGCGCGGGCTGCGTGGACTGCTGAACGAAGAGGGCACGCTCTTGCTCTTCATCACGCGACGAAACTGCCTGACGCGGCCACTCATCGGCCACTGGTGGGCGTCGAATCTCTACACCGCGCAAGAGATCGAGGAAGCATTCCGTCAGGCGGGCTTCTCAGCGATCGCCTTCCGGAACTTCCCGCTCGCGGTCGCCTACCTTGCTCTGTGGGGTCATATCGTCGAGGCGCGACGCTGAGGGCGTTCGCATGTGCCCACCCCGCCGCAGTCTCGATGAGACAAAAGAAGGTTCACCGCAGAGAACACCGAGGGCGCCGAGCCGCGCGAGAATTCACCCTGCATAGCAAATCTCATTGGGGATGACCTTTCGATCGCTGATGCGGTGATGCGATTGGTCGAGGTTCTCTGCGGTCTCGGCGATCTCGGCGGTGAATCGGTCTTCCGGCACGTGCCGGCTTGGCTCAGTCGCACCAGTGTGCTTTCATACCGCTCAAGGATGGGCGGGGTGGACTACGAAGGTAATTTGAATCGACGCAATCCCCTCCGAAAACTTCTGTGAACAAATCCTTCATCGTTGGTGTGCGTCTGCTGATCGCGACGCTCGTGGTGGCCAGTTCAACCGCTTACGCGCGGCAGTGGACGGAGGAGGACTTCCTCCACAAGCGCGGCGCCGCGCACTTCATGATCG
Protein-coding regions in this window:
- a CDS encoding DUF4236 domain-containing protein is translated as MPFFLRKAMTFGPLRLNVSKSGLGVSVGVKGARIGIRGSDGQPYVHGGRYGLYYRQNLGSVKPGGGGTSQGTRPVKRDAEAQIERATAIVVEVLEETRDDWLPTFRYELDITLHPSGKFEDEDSATTKEKRRLADELVEEAQGRLTREGFPVGDEKFDRVTGATLSELMLQMAFPVESRQPWGVELDDMLGRVADVATQIVHLRRFDTWARVAPGGQLPTDQRVWSQRVGDVAMELNNIIMLELKRQGLVLESNPIYLARLNDVAADVVGASILHPTPDVISWHHQGCPPRGAAPSVDPEQQMKADPELAQPAPQLHGGVMAVWLF
- a CDS encoding class I SAM-dependent methyltransferase, whose protein sequence is MTQTSDPAQFFADRSRSYVRFVRSVRYPQGLRGFFLSSPLLRSDLRVLDAGCGTGIVTLALREALLRRGLRPGITHGFDLTPAMIERFRQSLRTRAIENVDLVQADVLRLDTLPTSWNNYDLIVSASMLEYVPPNRLVDALRGLRGLLNEEGTLLLFITRRNCLTRPLIGHWWASNLYTAQEIEEAFRQAGFSAIAFRNFPLAVAYLALWGHIVEARR